The Sphaerochaeta globosa str. Buddy region AACACAAGAAGGTCGAAACGCTCACAACAACCTGTTTCGCACCGATGAGATGGTTCAGTATGTAGAGAAAGTGAATGCACAGTATCGCTTGCTTTTCGATGCGTATGATGGGGAGATTCCCTACGAAACCAACAAAGAATTCTACGACGGTATTGACCGTTTGCAACTCTCTATGTTGCAGCCAAGTCTTATGCAGGAAATTGATGCATTCCTTTTTGATGCATTACTGCAATAATCGATAGGCGAACGTACACTTAGATAGTAGGCTGTACTTGTATCTCACAGGGAATTGCTGCCAACGCTCGAATTGCTGGAGCAGCAAGGGTACTTGCATCCACCAATTGTAACAATTCCTGCTGCAACACAGCCATTTCTTTCGTAGCTCTGCGTGCATGCTTCGCCATCGCAGTCTCTGCAAGATTTGTGAGAAGTATCAAAGAGAAAATCGGTGCCACCAGAACGGCTGGCAATCGCAAATACCATAACTTTCGGGGCACTATCCGGTATCCAAGGGCACCTAGCACTATAAAGCCTTCCTGCATGGCACGAATCATCAATCTGACATCATCGGGATGCTTGGCTAGAGATTTCGGGTTCCCTGCATGCTTATAGAGTGCTTGCGCTATCGGGCACACGATGGCAACATGGGTTTTCTGCCATGCATCCATGGAAGTACAGGTTACAGTGGGGATGCCTGCACGAAAAAAGACTCTTTTCAACACCCTGATACGGTCGTTTTGAGTAGGCACCAATTCTCCAATCGTCGTAGTTTGGAATACCCGTACCAACCCTGTTCCAAGCCGATAGTGCACCACAGCATCAACAACTTCGCCGCCGGCACTCGGGAATGCAATCATGACCCGTTGAGCCCCTACTGCATCGATGAAGGGAGCATACCCTGATGCTGTATTGACCATGAACACAATAGTTGGAGATTTGTTGGTTCTTAGGATAGGCAGCAAAGCTTGTATCTGCGTTCGCTGAACTACAACCAGGATGTAATCAAAAATGTCATCGGTTTCCAATGATGCGATTACCTGTACCGGACAGGTCTCGATTAGTGCCGAGTTGGCTGAGCGTAGCTTTAGGCCATCGCTATGCAACTGACCAAGCCGCACCCCCCTAGCCAAGAGAGCAACTTCATTACCTGCTTTTAACAACTTCCCTGCAAACAGACTCCCGATTGCTCCGGCTCCTATCACCAAGATTCGCATCAGTAGGCCTCCTGTGTTGTAGTGTAATCGATACGCATGAAAAAACCACTCCTTGAAGCAATCAGATATGGAGAACACTTTCGATGAGAATGTATAAAAAA contains the following coding sequences:
- a CDS encoding ketopantoate reductase family protein, with translation MRILVIGAGAIGSLFAGKLLKAGNEVALLARGVRLGQLHSDGLKLRSANSALIETCPVQVIASLETDDIFDYILVVVQRTQIQALLPILRTNKSPTIVFMVNTASGYAPFIDAVGAQRVMIAFPSAGGEVVDAVVHYRLGTGLVRVFQTTTIGELVPTQNDRIRVLKRVFFRAGIPTVTCTSMDAWQKTHVAIVCPIAQALYKHAGNPKSLAKHPDDVRLMIRAMQEGFIVLGALGYRIVPRKLWYLRLPAVLVAPIFSLILLTNLAETAMAKHARRATKEMAVLQQELLQLVDASTLAAPAIRALAAIPCEIQVQPTI